Proteins encoded in a region of the Dreissena polymorpha isolate Duluth1 chromosome 6, UMN_Dpol_1.0, whole genome shotgun sequence genome:
- the LOC127833814 gene encoding lactosylceramide 1,3-N-acetyl-beta-D-glucosaminyltransferase-like has protein sequence MKQQRVDPERRTALDRPQVLRHLFNISLRVLKAIAVSALVIVLVFLVFGLHYTSHLQRQNIKWKRLEIQQILITKSPKVTVTNIGQPKTSTLSPELMAISPDIELDKLINASSGEKYPIFNGKYVFENPTLCSEVKNLSVLIIVHTAPDHFEMRLAIRRTWANDTYYRKIGVSRVLFLLGRVEDATLQEKMEAEFKDYRDMLQGNFRDAYRNLTHKGVMAYRWITERCRNAKFILKTDDDIVVNMFQLFTRVLPNFHNKTKQIFCNHVYAGTMSIIREKNSKWHVNENHFRGKTAYPEYCSGFMVLYTNDVIPAIYRAATMTPFFWVDDVYLYGLAPGHVPGIKYSDMKRTDHMLDGQKALSCYRNVTENLGKKCEYLVTGSRKLQVSEETWIEMRKQFDHVVGTNSSSTSTTTPSNHT, from the coding sequence ATGAAGCAACAACGCGTCGATCCGGAGAGGAGGACGGCACTTGATAGACCGCAAGTCCTACGCCACTTGTTCAATATAAGTTTGCGAGTCTTAAAGGCAATTGCCGTGTCAGCTCTAGTAATAGTCCTCGTATTCCTCGTTTTTGGTCTTCACTATACCAGTCATCTTCAGAGACAGAACATTAAATGGAAAAGGCTCGAGATCCAGCAAATATTAATTACAAAATCTCCCAAAGTGACGGTTACGAACATCGGGCAACCCAAAACTTCAACGTTGTCACCAGAACTTATGGCGATATCGCCAGACATCGAACTTGATAAGCTCATAAATGCGTCATCTGGTGAAAAATATCCAATATTCAATggaaaatatgtatttgaaaatccaactTTGTGTTCAGAAGTGAAAAATCTGTCAGTGCTTATAATAGTGCATACGGCGCCGGACCACTTCGAGATGCGGCTGGCGATACGCAGGACATGGGCGAACGACACTTACTACCGTAAGATTGGAGTGTCCAGAGTTCTCTTCCTGCTTGGGCGTGTGGAGGATGCAACGCTACAGGAAAAGATGGAAGCCGAGTTTAAGGACTACCGCGACATGCTGCAAGGGAACTTCCGGGACGCCTACCGGAACCTCACTCACAAGGGCGTCATGGCGTACAGGTGGATCACCGAACGATGTAGAAACgcgaaatttattttaaaaactgacGACGACATAGttgtaaatatgtttcaattgttCACTCGCGTGCTACCGAATTTTCACaacaaaacgaaacaaatattttgtaatcaTGTTTACGCCGGTACGATGTCGATTATCCGGGAAAAGAATAGTAAGTGGCATGTGAACGAAAACCATTTTCGGGGAAAGACAGCGTATCCGGAGTATTGCAGTGGTTTTATGGTTCTGTACACTAATGACGTTATACCGGCAATTTACAGAGCAGCCACGATGACGCCATTTTTCTGGGTTGACGACGTTTACCTTTATGGGTTGGCTCCTGGCCACGTGCCTGGAATAAAGTACAGCGACATGAAAAGAACTGACCATATGCTTGATGGGCAAAAGGCTCTCAGCTGTTACAGAAATGTGACTGAAAATCTCGGCAAAAAGTGTGAATATTTGGTGACTGGTTCCCGTAAACTTCAAGTGAGCGAAGAAACGTGGATAGAAATGAGAAAGCAGTTTGACCATGTGGTGGGTACCAATTCGTcttcaacatcaacaacaacaccatcCAACCATACATAG